Genomic segment of Sandaracinaceae bacterium:
GTCGCCCTGGCCGCTCCGCGTGCCCGAGAGGAGGCGCGCCGTCGCGTAGTGTTTGTGCCCGTGCAGGACGAGCACGGGGCGGCCCATCGATTGAAGCGTCGAGAGCGCCGTTCCCGCGCCGAGCGCGGTCATGAAGAGCTCCTCGCGGTCTCCGTTGGCGAGCAGCCAGGGGAGGCCGCGCTCGACGAGCCAGCGGATGGGCGAGCTCGCGTCCTCGACCTCGATGGGGCCCAGATCGGTCAGCGGGGTCGGGATGAGGTGATGGTGCAGGAGGAAGAGCACCGGCCACTCGGGGCGATGCCCATCGATGATCGCGGCCGCCCGCAGGAGATCCTCCTGCCGCATCGCCCCGCCCGCGCCGAGCACGCCCTCCGGCAGGTGGTTCGAGTCGTACGCGATCACCCAGAGCGGCAGGCCGTGCACTTCGTGGGGCACCACCTCGGCCAGGAAGGGCGCGCCGGGGTGTACCCAGGCCCGCCCGCGCAGCGCGAGGCGGAGCGCGTCGAAGAGCGAGCGGTCGTAGGGGAGGAAGAAGCCCTCGCGCCGCCGGTCGTGATTGCCCGGGACGATGATCGTCGGCACGCGCGGCCCGAGCGCGTCGTGCATCTGATCGAGCAGCGTCGAGAACGCTCCGACGGCGCGGTCGGGCGCCAAGGTCGCGCTGTCGAAGACGTCGCCGGTGAGGCAGACGAGACTCGGCGGGCAGCCTTGCCGGGCCCGCTCGGTGCGGAGCGCGGCGACGAGGCCACGGAGGATTCCGGGCTGCTCGCCCGGGTGACCGCAGAGGTGCAGGTCCGAGAGATGGATCAGCCAGCGGCGCGCACCGAAGGTCACGTGCGGAGGATGCACGCGGCGCGGATCGACGCGGTGACGGCGCCTGGCCGGTCCCGTGAAGCGATGGTGACGCGAGACGGCGCCCGGGACGCGGTCCCGGAGAAGTCTGGCTCGCTCATGTGACCGACCGGAGAACCAGGCTCGGTGCGGACCCGCGCGATGGGCATCAATGGCCCTGCCCGGAACGCGAAGCCGGTGAGCTCACCCCGACCGAAGCGAGGAGACGCTGGTGGGCGAAGGCAAAGTAGATTGCGGCCGAGCTCGGGAGGGCTACGCCTCGGGGACGCTCTTCGTCTTATCGTCATTCGGGAAAGCTCAATCAATCCAGTGGATTCGAGTTGTGACGATATGACGAAGAGCGTCCCCCGTTCTCATCTGGGCGGCCTCCCGAGTCGGCATCGCTGCCGTTGCCGCTCCCGAGTCGGCATCGCTGCCGCTTCCGCGGCCGCCTCTGGCCTGCGCCCGGGACGGGAGCGTCGTCCCGTCCCGGGCGGCCGGTGGCTCGTCTACTTGTCGGCGAGCTTTACGAGCGTGCCGATGATCTTGTTGAGGCGGTCGAGGACATCGGGGTCGATGGAGTCGAGGATCCCGTCGGCGACGGCGACCTCGAGACAGGCGACGACCTCGTTCGCGGAGCCGAGCGCGGTGTGGTAGCGGCTGTGCCGATTGCGACCGCGGGAGTAGGCGCCCTCGGCGATGTTGAGCGGGACCGACTTGGCGGCGCGGCGGAGCTGCCGAGCGTGGTCGGCGTCCTCGCGCGCGATGGCGAGCCTGTAGGCGCGGACCTCGGTGACCATGGCGACGGCGTCGTCGTAGATGCGGAGCTTCATGGGAGCGTTTCCTCGTGCGCTCGCGGCCAGCGTCGCGTGAGTGCGGGCGCTTCGGCGAAGAACCTCTCTGCTGGGTGAGGGGAATCTTCGTTGCGGGTGGGCGCGTTCGC
This window contains:
- a CDS encoding metallophosphoesterase yields the protein MTFGARRWLIHLSDLHLCGHPGEQPGILRGLVAALRTERARQGCPPSLVCLTGDVFDSATLAPDRAVGAFSTLLDQMHDALGPRVPTIIVPGNHDRRREGFFLPYDRSLFDALRLALRGRAWVHPGAPFLAEVVPHEVHGLPLWVIAYDSNHLPEGVLGAGGAMRQEDLLRAAAIIDGHRPEWPVLFLLHHHLIPTPLTDLGPIEVEDASSPIRWLVERGLPWLLANGDREELFMTALGAGTALSTLQSMGRPVLVLHGHKHYATARLLSGTRSGQGDLMILSAGSGGTAQRWDDGTRNAARLWPSFNVIELEHNRIEVDQVAFAWRDVSDEVARRPMVCALRRDARWLPIDSGYDDAVEPGPRLLDNFMRATLSPSPRSERWDCVVERRVRFDPEHPTTGYEETVEGFSDTIVVDERKGARYRVPGGMARATLRVNDSPYGHVALMNRYQCGRATLTVAGLGGGSRTAFGSATDLGTGLERPIPVEMLNGDEVGISVDACPPRTLLRLYWLLESDRAEPERRPRPDTHGARAPLSPGRYPNLPVT
- a CDS encoding four helix bundle protein; its protein translation is MKLRIYDDAVAMVTEVRAYRLAIAREDADHARQLRRAAKSVPLNIAEGAYSRGRNRHSRYHTALGSANEVVACLEVAVADGILDSIDPDVLDRLNKIIGTLVKLADK